In the genome of Panthera uncia isolate 11264 chromosome B3 unlocalized genomic scaffold, Puncia_PCG_1.0 HiC_scaffold_1, whole genome shotgun sequence, one region contains:
- the LRR1 gene encoding leucine-rich repeat protein 1, whose amino-acid sequence MVEDPGGGAARREGDSFKAELWSSCRGWRKMKLHCEVEVVSRHLPALGMRNRGKGTRAVLSLCQQTPGSRPQPRAGGERGGPLPTCLVICTLRDKRGTRYELKENIEQFFTKFMDEGKATVRLKEPPVDICLSKANSSSLKSFLSAVRLAHRGCNIEVPLSTFTPVKTSEFEKFKTKMVITSKKDYPLSKNFPYSLEHLQTSYCGLVRVDMRMLCLKNLRKLDLSHNHIKKLPATIGDLIHLQELNLSDNHLESFSVALCQSTLQKSLRSLDLSKNKIKALPVQFCQLRELTDLKLDDNELIRFPFKMGQLTNLRFLSAARNKLPFLPSEFQNLSLEYLDLFGNTFEQPKALPVIMLQTPLTLLESSARAMLYNRIPYGSHIIPFHLCQDLDTAKTCVCGRFCLSCFIQGTTTMNLHSVAHTVVLVDNMGGTEAPIISYFCSLACYVNSCDMLK is encoded by the exons ATGGTCGAGGACCCCGGCGGCGGCGCTGCGCGGCGGGAAGGGGACAGTTTCAAAGCGGAGTTGTGGAGCTCTTGCCGCGGCTGGCGCAAAATGAAGCTGCACTGCGAGGTCGAGGTAGTCAGTCGGCACTTGCCGGCTTTGGGAATGAGGAACCGGGGCAAGGGCACCCGGGCGGTGTTGAGCCTCTGTCAGCAGACGCCCGGGAGTCGGCCGCAGCCTCGGGCTGGAGGCGAGCGAGGCGGCCCGCTCCCTACCTGCCTGGTCATCTGCACCCTGAGGGACAAGCGCGGGACCCGCTATGAG CTAAAGGAGAACATTGAGCAATTCTTCACCAAATTTATGGATGAGGGGAAAGCTACTGTTCGGTTAAAGGAGCCTCCTGTGGATATCTGTTTAAGTAAG gccAATTCCAGCAGCTTAAAGAGTTTCCTGTCAGCTGTGAGACTCGCTCACAGAGGTTGTAATATTGAGGTACCACTTTCAACCTTCACACCAGTGAAGActtcagaatttgaaaaatttaaaactaaaatggtTATCACATCCAAAAAGGACTATCCTCTAAGCAAGAACTTCCCATATTCTCTGGAACATCTTCAGACTTCTTACTGTGGGCTTGTCCGAGTTGATATGCGTATGCTTTGCTTAAAAAACCTTAGGAAATTAGACTTGAGTCACAACCATATAAAAAAGCTTCCAGCTACAATTGGAGACCTCATCCATCTTCAAGAACTTAACTTGAGTGACAATCACTTGGAATCATTTAGTGTAGCTTTGTGTCAGTCTACACTCCAGAAGTCACTTCGGAGTTTGGATCTCAGCAAGAACAAAATTAAGGCACTCCCTGTGCAGTTTTGTCAACTCCGAGAACTTACAGATTTAAAACTTGATGATAATGAATTGATTCGATTTCCTTTCAAGATGGGACAATTGACAAACCTGCGTTTTTTGTCAGCCGCTCGAAATAAGCTTCCATTTTTGCCTAGTGAATTTCAAAATTTATCCCTTGAGTACTTGGATCTTTTTGGAAATACTTTTGAACAACCAAAAGCCCTTCCAGTTATAATGCTGCAAACACCATTAACTTTATTGGAATCCTCTGCACGAGCCATGTTATATAATAG gaTTCCATATGGCTCTCATATCATTCCTTTTCATCTTTGCCAAGATTTGGATACTGCTAAAACCTGTGTCTGTGGAAGATTCTGTCTAAGCTGTTTTATTCAGGGAACTACTACTATGAATCTACACTCTGTTGCTCACACTGTGGTCTTAGTGGATAATATGGGTGGTACTGAAGCACCTATTATCTCTTACTTCTGTTCTCTAGCCTGTTACGTAAATTCCTGTGATATGTTAAAGTAA